A genomic window from Sanguibacter antarcticus includes:
- the htpX gene encoding zinc metalloprotease HtpX, with protein sequence MGHRHFNGLKTALLFGIMWAFLLALWAVVGQGSTGTLVLFCGLGLAGTAYGYWNSDKIAIRAMQARPVSEIEQPQMYRIVRELSTAARQPMPRLFVSPTASPNAFATGRNPRHAAVCCTEGILRILTERELRGVLGHELMHVYNRDILTSSIAAAFAGLITGLAQIMLFFGGGRDRGGNPFAALLMVFLAPVAAMLVQLAISRTREYDADEDGSRLTGDPTALASALRKLESGTQKQPLPANRDLVNVSHLMIANPFRAAGVRRLFATHPPMATRIERLERMAGSQGGRGIQDGPITRY encoded by the coding sequence ATGGGGCACAGACACTTCAACGGGCTCAAGACGGCCCTGCTGTTCGGGATCATGTGGGCGTTCTTGCTGGCGCTGTGGGCGGTCGTCGGGCAGGGCAGCACCGGGACGCTCGTCCTGTTCTGCGGGCTCGGTCTCGCGGGAACCGCGTACGGGTACTGGAACTCTGACAAGATCGCGATCCGCGCGATGCAGGCGCGACCGGTGAGCGAGATCGAGCAGCCGCAGATGTACCGGATCGTGCGCGAGCTCTCGACCGCTGCGCGCCAGCCGATGCCTCGTCTCTTCGTCTCGCCGACGGCCTCTCCGAACGCTTTCGCGACCGGCCGCAACCCTCGCCATGCTGCCGTCTGCTGCACGGAGGGGATCCTGCGGATCCTCACGGAGCGTGAGCTCCGGGGCGTGCTCGGTCACGAGCTCATGCACGTGTACAACCGGGATATCCTCACGTCCTCGATCGCGGCCGCCTTCGCAGGTCTCATCACGGGTCTCGCCCAGATCATGCTCTTCTTCGGTGGTGGCCGAGACCGCGGGGGAAACCCGTTCGCGGCTCTGCTCATGGTCTTCCTGGCCCCGGTCGCAGCGATGCTCGTCCAGCTCGCCATCTCGCGGACGCGGGAGTACGACGCCGACGAGGACGGCTCCCGGCTCACCGGTGACCCGACGGCCCTCGCGTCGGCCCTGCGCAAGCTCGAGTCGGGGACGCAGAAGCAACCGCTGCCGGCGAACCGCGATCTCGTCAACGTCTCGCACCTCATGATCGCGAACCCCTTCCGTGCAGCCGGCGTGAGGCGCCTGTTCGCGACGCACCCGCCGATGGCCACGCGCATCGAGCGCCTCGAGCGGATGGCTGGCAGCCAGGGGGGCCGCGGGATCCAGGACGGTCCCATCACCCGGTACTGA
- a CDS encoding LacI family DNA-binding transcriptional regulator translates to MSTHKPTLASVAGAAGVSLSTASLAFSSSGPISDKTRSKVLAAAEELGYRGPNPLGRQLRSGRSGVVGVVIGDRLRRSFRDPVSVQVLDGLASTLGSLGLGVLLIPGGLTDDGRRVVDPLVETAGMDVAILIWGVHRDDPTLDALVRRGVPVVIGEGRPVDGAPLVGIDDRGGTAALARHLTTVGHERIAVVSLPFGATRRSGVVTDLRLEDIDWTPTLHRFQGLHDAGVAPVLCWEAEASLVEHGRTAALEILSPARYPDPAERPTAIVAQSDLLAAGVMLGARELGLRVPEDVSVAGFDGIDLPWLGSDVLTTVKQPLAEKGAALGRAVASILAGEEAGTTMLDVELVLGTTTGPPA, encoded by the coding sequence GTGTCCACACACAAGCCGACCCTCGCGAGCGTCGCCGGGGCCGCAGGTGTGTCACTCTCCACGGCGTCCCTCGCCTTTTCCAGCTCGGGCCCCATCTCTGACAAGACCCGCTCGAAGGTCCTCGCCGCTGCCGAGGAGCTCGGCTACCGAGGGCCCAACCCGCTGGGCCGACAGCTTCGGTCAGGGCGCTCCGGCGTCGTCGGGGTCGTCATCGGCGACCGGCTCCGGCGCAGCTTTCGCGACCCCGTCTCCGTCCAGGTGCTCGACGGGCTCGCAAGCACGCTCGGCTCCCTGGGCCTGGGCGTGCTGCTCATCCCTGGCGGGCTCACCGACGACGGGCGCCGCGTCGTCGACCCGCTCGTCGAGACCGCCGGCATGGACGTCGCCATCCTCATCTGGGGAGTCCATCGCGACGACCCGACGCTCGACGCCCTCGTCCGTCGTGGGGTCCCCGTCGTCATCGGTGAGGGGCGCCCTGTCGACGGCGCGCCGCTCGTCGGCATCGACGACCGTGGGGGCACAGCAGCGCTCGCACGTCACCTCACCACCGTGGGGCACGAGCGCATCGCGGTGGTGAGCCTCCCGTTCGGTGCGACCCGGCGGTCTGGGGTCGTCACCGACCTGCGGCTCGAGGACATCGACTGGACCCCGACGCTGCACCGTTTCCAAGGTCTGCACGACGCTGGGGTCGCCCCCGTCCTGTGCTGGGAGGCCGAGGCGTCGCTCGTCGAGCACGGCAGGACGGCCGCTCTCGAGATCCTCTCCCCGGCCCGCTACCCCGACCCCGCCGAACGGCCCACCGCGATCGTCGCGCAGTCAGACCTGCTCGCAGCCGGAGTCATGCTCGGTGCGCGCGAGCTGGGTCTGCGCGTCCCCGAGGACGTGTCCGTCGCCGGGTTCGACGGCATCGATCTCCCCTGGCTCGGCTCCGACGTCCTCACCACGGTCAAGCAGCCTCTCGCGGAGAAGGGCGCCGCGCTCGGCCGCGCCGTCGCGAGCATCCTCGCGGGAGAAGAGGCAGGCACGACGATGCTCGACGTCGAGCTCGTCCTCGGGACGACGACCGGCCCACCCGCCTGA
- a CDS encoding HAD family hydrolase: MGTPSRPRVVATDLDGTLLRSDGTLSPRTRAVVSWLEETGTPVLFVTARPPRWLDELADAVGGHGTAICLNGACFYDVAARRTIDFTGFETDLLTTVVHELRAAVPGIAFGLERASGDLVDPHYATPDYVVGPGTPRRAVQDALDEPVGKLIARADDLTHDAFLALVESTVGDRVHLAYSGALGLAEMTPLGVTKAAALARWCANHGVDASQVWAFGDMPNDLPMLRWAGTSFAVANAHPDVLAEAGSVTASNDDDGVARALETLR; the protein is encoded by the coding sequence GTGGGGACCCCCTCGCGACCGCGGGTCGTCGCGACCGACCTCGACGGCACGCTCCTGCGGTCCGACGGGACCCTCTCCCCGCGCACCCGTGCCGTCGTCTCCTGGCTGGAGGAGACCGGGACTCCCGTCCTGTTCGTCACAGCCCGTCCACCCCGCTGGCTCGACGAGCTCGCCGACGCGGTCGGTGGGCACGGCACCGCGATCTGCCTCAACGGCGCGTGCTTCTACGATGTGGCGGCCCGGCGCACCATCGACTTCACCGGGTTCGAGACGGATCTCCTCACGACGGTCGTCCACGAGCTGCGTGCCGCTGTCCCGGGCATCGCGTTCGGGCTCGAGCGCGCATCGGGCGACCTCGTGGACCCGCACTACGCGACCCCGGACTACGTCGTCGGTCCCGGGACTCCTCGCCGTGCGGTGCAGGACGCGCTCGACGAGCCGGTCGGGAAGCTCATCGCTCGCGCCGACGACCTGACGCACGACGCGTTCCTCGCCCTCGTCGAGTCCACCGTCGGCGACCGCGTGCACCTCGCCTACTCCGGCGCCCTGGGGCTCGCGGAGATGACACCCCTGGGCGTGACGAAGGCCGCTGCCCTTGCCCGCTGGTGCGCGAACCACGGTGTTGACGCGTCCCAGGTGTGGGCTTTCGGCGACATGCCCAACGACCTGCCGATGCTCCGATGGGCCGGCACGTCGTTCGCCGTCGCCAACGCGCACCCGGACGTTCTCGCCGAGGCCGGCTCGGTCACGGCGAGCAACGACGACGACGGCGTGGCCCGCGCGCTCGAGACCCTGCGGTAG
- a CDS encoding Tat pathway signal sequence domain protein, whose protein sequence is MGRDADDLAGHTHWRRAVVPPTESDVPIAPDRSTLSRRTFLSVGAGTLGLAALGIGAGGASAAHLPPPSDTALFGTGLPGAYAFLDVASDAYPEINTGPRLAQSYADELGLFSTAFVYDTALAICAYLAGGSEHRASARALGDGLVYALEHDPVYSDGRLRQAYNVGPYVFYDGTPQPYGFVLPDGAANVGSQFGFLGTAVGDMAWSGIALLQLYETTRDSRYRSAAVRIGEWITTNTWSTSPLGGFSLGVDGADVSLPNASTEHNIDCVSLFTLLRRWTRDDRWDLAAGHARAFVLGMWNDVEGYFYTGTNDGAAVNPSPIPLDPQTWSWLALRSTDHAEALDWAVEELAVTDSAAVENSQLPSGLRLSGVTFSSESLTSLASYNGLPVDQQGVWLEGTAQLAAALADRDHEGGGTGDRPWAARTPRPGGSVEVRALLGEIKRAQGALGAGQVMGGVALPERSGIVAASSLLDSGFGFGYFQVQHVGATSWYAMAEQHANPFQPGGL, encoded by the coding sequence ATGGGACGCGACGCAGACGACCTTGCCGGGCACACGCACTGGCGGCGCGCCGTCGTGCCGCCGACCGAGAGCGACGTCCCGATCGCACCGGACCGCTCGACACTGAGCCGCAGGACCTTCCTCTCCGTCGGTGCAGGGACGCTCGGTCTCGCCGCGCTGGGGATCGGAGCCGGTGGAGCGAGCGCAGCACACCTGCCGCCTCCGAGCGACACCGCGCTCTTCGGCACGGGGCTCCCCGGGGCCTATGCCTTCCTCGACGTCGCGTCCGACGCCTACCCGGAGATCAACACCGGTCCACGGCTCGCTCAGAGCTATGCCGATGAGCTCGGCCTCTTCTCTACTGCGTTCGTCTACGACACCGCGCTCGCGATCTGCGCCTACCTGGCGGGCGGGAGCGAGCACCGCGCGTCGGCCCGAGCGCTCGGTGACGGCCTCGTCTATGCGCTCGAGCACGACCCGGTCTACTCGGACGGCCGTCTCCGGCAGGCGTACAACGTCGGCCCTTACGTGTTCTACGACGGGACGCCGCAGCCGTACGGTTTCGTCCTGCCCGACGGCGCCGCGAACGTCGGTTCCCAGTTCGGGTTCCTCGGGACAGCGGTGGGCGACATGGCCTGGTCCGGGATCGCGCTCTTGCAGCTGTACGAGACGACCCGCGACTCCCGCTATCGCTCTGCTGCTGTGCGGATCGGTGAGTGGATCACGACGAACACATGGTCGACGAGCCCGCTCGGCGGCTTCTCCCTGGGGGTCGACGGGGCAGACGTCTCGCTCCCCAACGCCTCGACCGAGCACAATATCGACTGCGTGAGCCTCTTCACGCTGCTGCGTCGCTGGACCCGTGACGACCGGTGGGACCTCGCCGCGGGCCACGCTCGTGCGTTCGTCCTCGGGATGTGGAACGACGTCGAAGGGTACTTCTACACGGGGACGAACGACGGCGCGGCCGTGAACCCGTCGCCGATCCCGCTCGACCCTCAGACGTGGAGCTGGTTGGCTCTGCGGTCGACCGACCACGCGGAGGCTCTGGACTGGGCGGTCGAGGAGCTCGCGGTCACCGACTCTGCAGCGGTCGAGAACTCACAGCTGCCGTCGGGCCTCCGTCTGTCCGGGGTGACGTTCAGCTCTGAGAGCCTCACGTCTCTCGCGAGCTACAACGGGCTGCCCGTCGACCAGCAGGGTGTCTGGCTCGAAGGCACGGCCCAGCTGGCGGCGGCCCTCGCGGACCGTGACCACGAGGGTGGCGGGACGGGGGACCGCCCCTGGGCTGCGAGAACACCGCGTCCCGGCGGGAGCGTCGAGGTGCGCGCGCTCCTGGGAGAGATCAAGCGTGCGCAGGGTGCGCTCGGCGCGGGTCAGGTCATGGGCGGGGTGGCGTTGCCAGAGCGCAGCGGGATCGTCGCGGCCTCGAGTCTTCTCGACTCGGGCTTCGGCTTCGGGTACTTCCAGGTGCAGCACGTCGGTGCCACGAGCTGGTACGCGATGGCCGAGCAGCACGCCAACCCGTTCCAGCCCGGAGGGCTCTGA
- a CDS encoding FAS1-like dehydratase domain-containing protein — protein sequence MTSVSVNLDFVGREYPANAPYSVGREKIREFAAATGSTHPAHHDVVTARGLGYPDVIAPATFAVIVAQRAEAQYIEDPSAGIDFSRVVHADERFTHLRPIAAGDELVTVLTVVSITQRSGLSMITTRCDINALGASVPDDDETAAPTSSDDAAGLELVSTVVSTLAVRGERL from the coding sequence ATGACCTCCGTCTCCGTCAACCTCGACTTCGTCGGGCGCGAGTATCCGGCAAACGCCCCGTACTCGGTTGGGCGCGAGAAGATCCGCGAGTTCGCCGCAGCAACAGGTTCAACCCACCCCGCGCACCACGATGTGGTCACTGCGCGGGGTTTGGGCTATCCGGACGTCATCGCCCCGGCGACGTTCGCGGTGATCGTCGCGCAACGCGCCGAGGCCCAGTACATCGAGGACCCGAGCGCCGGGATCGACTTCTCCCGCGTGGTCCACGCAGACGAGCGGTTCACGCACCTGCGTCCGATCGCTGCGGGCGACGAGCTGGTGACCGTGCTCACCGTCGTGTCCATCACCCAGCGCTCAGGCCTCTCGATGATCACCACGCGGTGCGACATCAATGCTCTCGGAGCCAGCGTCCCAGACGATGACGAGACCGCAGCCCCCACGAGCAGCGACGATGCTGCCGGGCTCGAGCTGGTCTCGACCGTCGTGTCCACCCTCGCCGTGCGGGGAGAACGGCTGTGA
- a CDS encoding MaoC family dehydratase, with protein MSAPVGRPDVTSLAVGDVIGTRTIPVDRARLVRYAGASGDFNPIHWNDGVASDVGLPGVIAHGMFTMGAAVTLVAEWAADPGAIVDYQTRFSRPVPVPARGETQIEVVGTVGSIDLDTQTVRIDLTVTHDGARVLGKSQVRVAL; from the coding sequence GTGAGCGCCCCCGTCGGTCGGCCCGACGTGACCTCGCTCGCGGTCGGAGACGTCATCGGGACGCGGACCATCCCTGTCGACCGGGCGCGTCTCGTCCGATACGCAGGAGCGAGCGGCGACTTCAATCCCATCCACTGGAACGACGGCGTCGCCAGCGACGTCGGGCTCCCCGGTGTCATCGCGCACGGCATGTTCACGATGGGAGCCGCGGTCACGCTCGTCGCCGAGTGGGCCGCAGACCCTGGCGCGATCGTCGACTACCAGACCCGCTTCTCCCGTCCCGTCCCCGTGCCGGCGCGCGGCGAGACGCAGATCGAGGTCGTCGGGACGGTCGGATCGATCGACCTCGACACCCAGACCGTCCGGATCGACCTCACGGTCACCCACGACGGCGCACGGGTCCTCGGCAAGTCACAGGTGCGCGTCGCGCTCTGA
- a CDS encoding FAD-dependent oxidoreductase, whose product MSTDRQLRIAIVGAGPAGIYAADILSKTDLDVSIDLIERLPAPFGLVRYGVAPDHPRIKQIIMALHKVLERGDIRLLANVDYGIDLKLDELREFYDAVIFSTGAFTDAALSIPGVELDGSYGAADFVSWYDGHPSVATSWPLDARSVAVIGAGNVALDVARMLSKHADDLLVTEIPSNVFEGLQASQVTDVHVFARRGPAQAKFSPLELRELGHVRDVDVVVYPEDFEFDDGSLAAIGSSNQTKQVVKTLTDWALNDPSTFTASRRLHLHFLHAPAEIVDADGDGKVDGLRTERTAFNGDGTVSGTGEFQDWPVQAVYRAVGYFGSALPEIPYDDRKGVIPNVEGRVMDIDGQQVSGVYCTGWIKRGPVGLIGHTKSDASETIRNLVADAQESSDFASATQPDPAAITDFLRERGVRFIEWDGWQLLDAHERALGEAQGRERVKVISRDDMIAIAFGETSAPA is encoded by the coding sequence GTGAGCACCGATCGTCAACTGCGTATCGCCATCGTCGGAGCAGGGCCGGCAGGCATCTACGCCGCTGACATCCTCTCCAAGACGGATCTCGACGTCTCCATCGACCTCATCGAGCGTCTTCCTGCCCCGTTCGGGCTCGTGCGCTACGGCGTCGCCCCGGACCACCCCCGCATCAAGCAGATCATCATGGCCCTGCACAAGGTCCTCGAGCGCGGAGACATCCGCCTGCTCGCGAACGTCGACTACGGCATCGACCTCAAGCTGGACGAGCTCCGGGAGTTCTACGACGCCGTCATCTTCTCGACCGGCGCCTTCACCGACGCGGCCCTGTCTATCCCGGGCGTCGAGCTCGACGGCTCCTATGGCGCAGCAGACTTCGTCTCTTGGTACGACGGGCACCCGAGCGTGGCGACGTCATGGCCGCTCGATGCCCGGTCCGTCGCCGTCATCGGTGCAGGCAACGTCGCTCTCGACGTCGCACGGATGCTCTCGAAGCACGCTGACGACCTGCTCGTCACCGAGATTCCCTCGAACGTGTTCGAGGGGCTCCAGGCCTCGCAGGTCACTGACGTGCACGTCTTCGCACGTCGTGGACCGGCCCAGGCGAAGTTCTCACCGCTCGAGCTCCGCGAGCTCGGCCACGTCCGCGACGTCGACGTGGTCGTGTACCCGGAGGACTTCGAGTTCGACGACGGGTCCCTCGCGGCGATCGGCTCGTCCAACCAGACCAAGCAGGTCGTCAAGACGCTCACCGACTGGGCCCTCAACGACCCGTCGACGTTCACCGCGTCACGCCGGCTGCACCTGCACTTCCTCCACGCACCCGCCGAGATCGTCGACGCCGACGGTGACGGCAAGGTCGACGGGCTGCGGACCGAGCGCACGGCGTTCAACGGTGACGGCACGGTCAGCGGCACCGGGGAGTTCCAGGACTGGCCTGTCCAGGCCGTCTACCGGGCTGTCGGGTACTTCGGGTCTGCGCTTCCCGAGATCCCGTACGACGACCGCAAGGGAGTCATCCCGAACGTCGAGGGCCGCGTCATGGACATCGACGGCCAGCAGGTCAGCGGCGTCTACTGCACCGGCTGGATCAAGCGTGGTCCGGTCGGCCTCATCGGGCACACCAAGTCAGACGCGTCGGAGACGATCCGCAACCTCGTCGCCGACGCTCAGGAGAGCTCCGACTTCGCGTCGGCGACCCAGCCCGACCCGGCCGCCATCACGGACTTCCTGCGCGAGCGGGGCGTCCGCTTCATCGAGTGGGACGGGTGGCAGCTGCTCGACGCCCACGAGCGCGCGCTCGGCGAGGCCCAGGGGCGCGAGCGTGTCAAGGTCATCTCGCGCGACGACATGATCGCCATCGCGTTCGGCGAGACCTCCGCGCCTGCCTGA
- the rpmG gene encoding 50S ribosomal protein L33: MASKSSDVRPKITMACVDCKERNYITKKNRRNTPDRLELAKFCPRCSKHTSHRETR, translated from the coding sequence GTGGCTAGCAAGAGCTCAGACGTTCGCCCGAAGATCACGATGGCATGCGTTGACTGCAAGGAGCGCAACTACATCACGAAGAAGAACCGTCGGAACACCCCCGACCGGCTCGAGCTCGCGAAGTTCTGCCCGCGCTGCAGCAAGCACACCTCGCACCGCGAGACGCGCTGA
- the rarD gene encoding EamA family transporter RarD, whose translation MTQPGSTPAPRAAAPLSHRAGLVVGIATYGMWGTLPLYFPLLQPASALEIIAHRIVWSLVFCALLLGLTRQLGAYTRILRSRRLVGTLTVAAVLVAVNWIIYVYGVTTGHVVDAALGYFINPLVTVLLAVVVLKERLRPAQWVALSFGAVAVVVITAGLGRVPWISLGLAASFGVYGLIKNRVGRDVAALPGLAVETTVLAPVALGYILWLTVQGTSTFGTEGTGHALLLASAGIVTALPLLSFGAAARVLPLRVIGMLQYIAPIMQFLIGVLVFHEAMPTVRWIGFSLVWLALAILTVDALRAVRASRLAGRGRAPASPREPLDEASEGA comes from the coding sequence GTGACACAGCCCGGTTCCACGCCCGCACCTCGCGCAGCGGCTCCTCTCTCGCACCGGGCAGGCCTGGTCGTCGGGATCGCGACCTACGGCATGTGGGGGACGCTGCCGCTCTACTTCCCCCTCCTGCAGCCGGCGAGCGCGCTCGAGATCATCGCGCACCGCATCGTGTGGAGCCTCGTCTTCTGCGCCCTCCTGCTCGGGCTGACCCGCCAGCTCGGTGCCTACACGCGGATCCTGCGGTCCCGGCGCCTCGTGGGCACCCTCACGGTGGCGGCCGTCCTCGTGGCCGTGAACTGGATCATCTACGTCTACGGCGTCACGACGGGCCACGTCGTCGACGCGGCGCTCGGCTACTTCATCAATCCGCTCGTCACGGTCCTGCTCGCCGTCGTCGTGCTCAAGGAACGCCTGCGACCAGCGCAGTGGGTGGCGCTGTCGTTCGGAGCCGTCGCGGTCGTCGTCATCACCGCCGGGCTCGGGAGGGTCCCGTGGATCTCGCTCGGGCTCGCTGCCTCGTTCGGCGTCTACGGCCTCATCAAGAACCGGGTCGGCCGAGACGTCGCGGCGCTCCCCGGGCTCGCGGTGGAGACCACCGTCCTCGCCCCGGTCGCGCTCGGCTACATCCTCTGGCTGACCGTCCAGGGCACGAGCACGTTCGGTACCGAGGGCACCGGCCATGCGCTGCTGCTCGCGTCCGCGGGGATCGTCACCGCGCTCCCCCTGCTCTCCTTCGGAGCGGCGGCCCGGGTGCTTCCGCTCCGTGTGATCGGGATGCTCCAGTACATCGCCCCCATCATGCAGTTCCTCATCGGTGTGCTCGTCTTCCACGAGGCGATGCCCACCGTGCGATGGATCGGCTTCTCCCTCGTCTGGCTCGCACTGGCGATCCTCACCGTCGATGCTCTGCGGGCCGTACGCGCGTCCAGGCTCGCCGGACGCGGCCGTGCCCCGGCGAGCCCCCGCGAGCCTCTCGACGAGGCCTCAGAGGGTGCCTGA
- a CDS encoding YajQ family cyclic di-GMP-binding protein, producing MADSSMDIVSKVDRQEVDNALNQAVKEVAQRYDFKNIGASIAWSGEKIVMIANSDERVLAILDVFQTKLIKRGVSLKHLDTGDTEPKLSGKEYRLEATLKEGLAGENAKKVTKIIREEGPKGVKTQITGDEVRATSKSRDDLQTIQALLKGADLDFAVQFTNYR from the coding sequence ATGGCCGACTCATCGATGGACATCGTCAGCAAGGTCGACCGCCAAGAGGTCGACAACGCCCTCAACCAGGCGGTCAAAGAGGTCGCTCAGCGCTACGACTTCAAGAACATCGGCGCGTCGATCGCGTGGAGCGGCGAGAAGATCGTCATGATCGCCAACTCCGACGAGCGCGTCCTCGCGATCCTCGACGTCTTCCAGACGAAGCTCATCAAGCGCGGTGTCTCCCTCAAGCACCTGGACACCGGCGACACCGAGCCCAAGCTCTCCGGCAAGGAGTACCGCCTCGAGGCGACCCTCAAGGAAGGGCTCGCGGGCGAGAACGCGAAGAAGGTCACGAAGATCATCCGCGAAGAAGGCCCCAAGGGCGTCAAGACCCAGATCACGGGCGACGAGGTCCGCGCGACGAGCAAGTCCCGCGACGACCTCCAGACGATCCAGGCGCTGCTCAAGGGCGCCGACCTCGACTTCGCGGTGCAGTTCACCAACTACCGCTGA
- a CDS encoding serine/threonine-protein kinase, which yields MSSRRPPSSPPDIQGYEFLRVIGSGGFADVFLYQELRPRRQVAIKVLLPQWSDGTTREAFAAEADLMAAVSSHPSIVTIFDSDVTDDGRLYLAMEFCSRPNLSTRYKHERLGIAETLRVGAQIAGAVETAHRSGIVHRDIKPANILVTDYGHPALTDFGISATIEQSEAGADGMSVPWSPPETLTATPRSGVTGDVWSLAATIYTLLAGRSPFEVPGGANSQRALIERITHDPLPPIGRGDVPASLERVLAVAMAKAPEMRYPTVLELARALQQVQTELSFATSPIDILEAPVAVGSPRPAALRDASDPDGVDDGTRVRLATDRFHPAYGVVHSETPVHAHPADALSPSASQASHDSTSQGYGSVDGVPYVVVDPRPTGFVSFLRRPLVLVVVLAALVGIGGGSAVYVMVESIGGSVPSNEVPSPAGLSVTTDGSVAVFAWSNPDPQDGDFSAYRPVLGAGGADSATDPSTLGPLKATSALSVSVSTFGVDAACLEVSIVRSGRLSASPAVRCLE from the coding sequence ATGAGCTCCCGGCGGCCTCCGTCGTCGCCGCCCGACATTCAGGGCTACGAGTTCCTGCGGGTCATCGGTTCCGGTGGGTTCGCTGACGTGTTCCTCTACCAGGAGCTCCGGCCGCGCAGGCAGGTGGCGATCAAGGTCCTGCTGCCCCAGTGGTCTGACGGCACCACCCGTGAGGCGTTCGCTGCCGAGGCAGATCTCATGGCGGCGGTCTCGAGCCACCCGTCGATCGTCACGATCTTCGACAGCGACGTCACGGACGACGGTCGCCTGTACCTCGCCATGGAGTTCTGCTCCCGACCGAACCTCTCGACCCGTTACAAGCACGAGCGTCTCGGCATCGCCGAGACCCTCCGGGTCGGTGCACAGATCGCCGGTGCGGTGGAGACCGCACACCGGTCGGGCATCGTCCATCGGGACATCAAGCCGGCGAACATCCTCGTCACGGACTACGGGCACCCGGCGCTGACGGACTTCGGCATCTCGGCGACGATCGAGCAGAGCGAGGCGGGCGCGGACGGGATGTCGGTCCCGTGGTCCCCTCCTGAGACCCTCACGGCGACCCCGCGCAGCGGTGTGACCGGTGACGTGTGGTCGTTGGCAGCGACGATCTACACCCTCTTGGCGGGGCGGTCCCCGTTCGAGGTCCCGGGCGGTGCGAACTCTCAGCGAGCACTCATCGAGCGGATCACGCACGACCCGTTGCCTCCGATCGGGCGGGGGGACGTGCCCGCCTCGCTCGAGCGCGTGCTCGCCGTGGCGATGGCGAAGGCGCCCGAGATGCGGTACCCGACGGTGCTCGAGCTCGCTCGTGCCCTGCAGCAGGTGCAGACGGAGCTCTCGTTCGCGACGTCGCCGATCGACATCCTCGAGGCACCGGTGGCCGTCGGGTCCCCGCGTCCGGCTGCGCTGCGGGACGCGTCGGACCCGGACGGGGTCGACGACGGGACACGGGTGCGCCTCGCTACCGACCGGTTCCACCCTGCGTACGGGGTGGTGCACAGCGAGACCCCGGTGCACGCACACCCAGCGGACGCGCTCTCGCCGAGCGCCTCACAGGCGTCTCACGACTCGACGTCGCAGGGCTACGGTTCGGTCGACGGCGTCCCGTACGTCGTTGTCGACCCGCGCCCGACGGGCTTCGTGTCGTTTCTCCGCCGGCCCCTCGTCCTCGTCGTCGTGCTCGCTGCGCTCGTCGGCATCGGCGGCGGTTCTGCGGTGTACGTCATGGTCGAGAGCATCGGCGGGAGCGTCCCGTCGAACGAGGTGCCGTCGCCGGCGGGCCTCTCGGTCACGACGGACGGGAGCGTCGCCGTGTTCGCCTGGTCGAACCCCGACCCGCAGGACGGCGACTTCTCCGCGTACCGTCCGGTGCTCGGTGCCGGAGGAGCGGACAGCGCCACCGATCCATCGACGCTCGGCCCGCTCAAGGCGACGTCGGCGCTCAGCGTGTCGGTCAGCACGTTCGGTGTCGATGCTGCGTGCCTCGAGGTCTCGATCGTCCGCAGCGGGCGGCTCTCGGCCAGTCCGGCCGTGCGGTGCCTCGAATGA